In Dysgonomonadaceae bacterium zrk40, one genomic interval encodes:
- a CDS encoding deoxyribodipyrimidine photo-lyase, whose translation MIATKPQLSKETPVTLCWFRRDLRLEDNHALLQALRTGRPVLPLFIFDREILDGLSEKEDRRVAFIYSTIEAMDRRLRKEHGSGILCLQGRPEELFGQLLNDYPIAEVCCNEDYEPYAVARDRRVEELLADKGIPLRRYKDQVIFHKDELLTAAGKPYSVYTPYSRAWLSKYREGEQRFYPSEELLGNMLQEIPPMLTLAAIGFRDPGFRFPPADPDDGVIADYEHTRDLSALEHGVTRMGVHLRFGTISIRKLALRASLLSETYLKELIWREFFMQVLWHFPYVVEGPFRKKYAAILWENNEAEFVRWCNGTTGYPMVDAGMRELNATGFMHNRVRMVAASFLTKHLLIDWRWGEAYFAAKLLDYDLAANNGNWQWVAGTGCDAAPYFRIFNPAEQLKRFDPRQEYIRRWIPELGSSAYPAPMVDHSFARQRALERYNV comes from the coding sequence ATGATTGCAACGAAACCACAGCTCTCAAAGGAGACGCCTGTCACCCTCTGCTGGTTCAGACGCGACCTGCGTCTGGAGGACAACCACGCGCTCTTGCAGGCCCTCCGCACAGGGCGCCCCGTGCTGCCCCTCTTCATCTTCGACCGCGAGATCCTGGATGGCCTCAGTGAGAAAGAGGATCGCAGGGTCGCCTTCATCTACTCCACTATTGAGGCGATGGACCGGCGCCTGCGAAAGGAGCATGGTTCCGGTATCCTCTGCCTGCAGGGGAGACCCGAGGAGCTGTTCGGGCAACTGCTGAACGATTATCCTATTGCGGAGGTCTGCTGCAACGAGGACTACGAGCCCTATGCCGTGGCCCGCGACCGGCGGGTGGAGGAGCTGTTGGCCGACAAGGGGATCCCTCTGCGCCGCTATAAGGATCAGGTGATCTTCCACAAGGATGAGCTGCTCACCGCCGCGGGTAAGCCCTACAGCGTATACACACCCTACTCCCGCGCCTGGCTCTCGAAGTACCGCGAGGGGGAGCAGCGGTTCTATCCTTCGGAGGAGCTGCTCGGCAACATGCTGCAAGAGATACCGCCGATGCTGACACTCGCAGCGATAGGCTTCCGTGATCCCGGCTTCCGGTTTCCACCCGCAGACCCCGACGACGGGGTGATTGCCGACTATGAACATACACGCGACCTGTCGGCACTGGAGCATGGTGTCACCCGCATGGGAGTACACCTTCGCTTTGGCACCATCAGCATCCGCAAGCTGGCACTGCGTGCCTCGCTGCTCAGCGAGACCTACCTGAAGGAGCTGATCTGGCGTGAGTTCTTCATGCAGGTGCTCTGGCACTTCCCCTACGTGGTGGAGGGCCCCTTCCGGAAGAAGTATGCGGCGATCTTGTGGGAGAACAACGAAGCGGAGTTCGTTCGCTGGTGCAATGGCACCACCGGCTACCCGATGGTCGACGCGGGCATGCGGGAGCTGAATGCCACCGGCTTCATGCACAACCGCGTGCGGATGGTTGCTGCCAGCTTCCTCACCAAGCACCTGCTCATTGACTGGCGTTGGGGGGAGGCTTACTTCGCCGCGAAGCTGCTCGACTACGATCTGGCGGCCAACAACGGCAACTGGCAGTGGGTGGCCGGCACCGGCTGCGATGCGGCGCCCTACTTTCGGATCTTCAACCCTGCGGAGCAACTGAAGCGGTTCGACCCCCGTCAGGAGTATATCCGCCGCTGGATCCCCGAGTTGGGCAGTAGCGCATATCCTGCACCGATGGTAGACCACTCCTTCGCCCGCCAACGGGCGCTGGAAAGATACAATGTTTAA
- a CDS encoding glycosyltransferase: MIEYIACIIIAFALLQLLVALVNLLFREGLPARAAKGESGAETRQTLSLLIPVRDEEANIGRLLGDLTSISDRIREIIVCDDQSADNTASIVERYAAADSRIRLIRGAALPEGWTGKNHACHCLAQEATGHYLLFLDADVRVGEGVLDRSLQYMQRHRCDLMSIFPTQEMRTLGEKINVPNMQLILLTLLPLPLVRLSGFPSLSAANGQFMLFRHDTYKEMQPHRQFRMSRVEDIEIARHLKRQRHRVSCLTGIRGVRCRMYRSLPEAVEGFSKNVTHFFGNSPVAAILYWLVTTFGFIPFLIAGRWDGLLLWLTATLLTRIAASLTARMRVGDNLQLFLPQQLMLGAFILRSLINSRNKSFTWKGRKV, from the coding sequence ATGATCGAATACATTGCCTGCATCATCATCGCCTTTGCGCTGCTGCAACTGCTGGTAGCGCTGGTCAACCTCCTCTTCCGGGAGGGGTTGCCGGCACGCGCTGCAAAGGGTGAGAGCGGTGCTGAAACGAGGCAGACATTGTCGCTGCTGATCCCGGTACGCGACGAGGAGGCGAACATCGGCAGGCTGCTGGGCGACCTCACCTCCATCAGCGACCGTATCAGGGAGATCATCGTATGCGACGACCAGTCCGCCGACAATACGGCTTCCATCGTGGAACGGTACGCAGCAGCCGATTCACGCATCCGGCTGATCCGGGGAGCGGCGTTGCCCGAAGGCTGGACCGGCAAGAATCACGCCTGTCACTGCCTGGCACAGGAGGCCACGGGCCACTATCTCCTCTTCCTCGATGCCGACGTGCGGGTGGGAGAGGGAGTGCTCGACCGCTCCCTGCAATATATGCAGCGGCATCGCTGCGACCTGATGAGCATCTTCCCCACGCAGGAGATGCGGACGCTGGGAGAAAAGATCAACGTGCCCAACATGCAGCTCATCCTGCTCACGCTGCTGCCGCTGCCGCTGGTGCGCCTTTCGGGGTTCCCTTCGCTCTCCGCCGCCAACGGTCAGTTTATGCTGTTCCGGCATGATACCTACAAAGAGATGCAACCCCACCGGCAGTTCCGCATGAGCCGTGTTGAGGACATCGAGATTGCCCGTCACCTGAAGCGGCAGCGCCACCGGGTGAGCTGCCTCACCGGCATCAGGGGGGTGCGCTGCCGCATGTACCGCTCTCTGCCGGAAGCGGTGGAGGGGTTCTCGAAGAACGTCACCCACTTCTTCGGCAACTCGCCGGTTGCCGCCATCCTCTACTGGCTGGTCACCACGTTCGGCTTCATCCCCTTCCTCATCGCAGGAAGATGGGACGGTCTCCTGCTCTGGCTCACAGCCACACTGCTCACCCGCATCGCGGCATCGCTGACTGCCCGCATGAGGGTGGGCGACAACCTGCAGCTGTTCCTGCCACAGCAGTTGATGCTGGGTGCTTTTATCCTGCGCTCGCTCATCAACAGCAGAAATAAATCGTTCACCTGGAAAGGACGGAAGGTATAA
- a CDS encoding lysophospholipid acyltransferase family protein, whose translation MLRSKHHFFIYPFFQHYTRWLLKRHFRGVTIEGSFADRGKPVLLIGNHTGWWDGFWAMYLKLEVVKRRFHFMMQEDQLLRFRFFNYTGAFSVNRKSREVVESLQYAASLLQDPENMVLIYPQGKLQSLYCPQFIFEKGIERILQGREGEVQLLMSVNMIDYLAHPKPTLYIYLRDYEGSFRREALEEAYNRFYADCLTIQTARTE comes from the coding sequence ATGCTACGCTCGAAACACCACTTCTTCATCTACCCCTTCTTCCAGCACTACACCCGCTGGTTGCTGAAACGCCATTTCAGAGGGGTGACGATCGAAGGGTCGTTTGCCGACAGGGGGAAGCCGGTGCTGCTGATAGGCAACCACACAGGCTGGTGGGACGGCTTCTGGGCGATGTACCTCAAGCTGGAGGTGGTGAAGCGCAGGTTTCACTTCATGATGCAGGAGGATCAGCTGCTCCGCTTCCGCTTTTTCAACTACACCGGCGCCTTCTCGGTCAACAGGAAGAGCCGCGAGGTGGTGGAGTCGCTGCAGTACGCCGCGTCGCTGCTGCAGGACCCGGAGAACATGGTGCTGATCTACCCGCAGGGCAAGTTACAGTCGCTCTATTGCCCTCAGTTCATCTTTGAGAAAGGGATAGAGCGCATCCTGCAGGGCAGGGAGGGGGAGGTGCAGCTGCTGATGTCGGTCAACATGATCGACTATCTGGCGCATCCGAAGCCCACGCTCTACATCTACCTGCGCGACTACGAAGGGTCGTTCCGACGTGAAGCGCTGGAGGAGGCCTACAACCGCTTTTATGCCGATTGTCTCACCATCCAAACTGCACGCACCGAATGA
- a CDS encoding carotenoid biosynthesis protein gives MPRYTVKEREMIRRIAVIYAVGVAGFIIPFTHRYFMLLTPLVLLLSLALLIWYDRDRRKGGQRNRIVFYLFVFTAGFLVEMWGVNTGALFGSYLYGSGLGPKINGTPPLIGLNWVLMIYLTSAIFTPRRRNMLNGIVWPSLLMVGYDLIMEQVAPKMDMWSWQNEIIPLQNYLMWGVLAVTFHTVRYRMRVRDRNTMALPLFVVQTLFFLLIMLSK, from the coding sequence ATGCCCCGATATACCGTCAAAGAAAGAGAGATGATCCGCCGCATCGCGGTGATCTATGCCGTGGGGGTGGCCGGATTCATCATTCCCTTCACACACCGCTACTTCATGCTGCTGACGCCGCTGGTGCTGCTGCTCTCGCTGGCGCTGCTCATCTGGTACGACCGCGACCGCCGGAAAGGGGGGCAGCGCAACAGGATTGTCTTCTACCTCTTCGTCTTCACCGCCGGCTTCCTGGTGGAGATGTGGGGCGTCAACACCGGTGCGCTCTTTGGCAGCTATCTCTACGGTAGCGGCCTGGGGCCCAAGATCAATGGCACGCCGCCGCTCATCGGCCTCAACTGGGTGCTGATGATCTACCTCACTTCCGCCATCTTCACGCCGCGGCGCCGCAACATGCTCAACGGCATCGTCTGGCCTTCGCTGCTGATGGTGGGCTACGACTTGATCATGGAGCAGGTGGCCCCGAAGATGGACATGTGGTCCTGGCAGAATGAGATCATCCCCCTGCAGAACTACCTGATGTGGGGAGTGCTGGCGGTGACCTTCCACACGGTGCGCTACCGGATGAGGGTGCGCGACCGCAACACGATGGCGCTGCCGCTCTTCGTGGTGCAGACGCTCTTCTTCCTGCTGATCATGCTGAGCAAATGA
- the idi gene encoding isopentenyl-diphosphate Delta-isomerase yields MNDNELLVQLVDEQDNPLGTMNKLEAHRLPALHRAVSVLVFNSAGDWLLHRRAAGKYHSACLWTNACCTHPYPGEAHAVAARRRLQEEMGMDAGEELLHLFDFVYRAKVDETLTEYEYDRVFTLTSDALPQPHPDEVDEWRYISPDALQEEMKEHPECFTEWFKMIYQKVQTS; encoded by the coding sequence ATGAACGACAACGAACTGCTGGTGCAGCTGGTCGACGAACAGGACAACCCCCTGGGCACCATGAACAAGCTGGAGGCACATCGCCTGCCTGCACTGCACCGTGCCGTCTCGGTGTTGGTCTTCAACAGTGCCGGCGACTGGCTGCTGCACCGCCGTGCTGCCGGCAAGTACCACTCCGCCTGTCTCTGGACCAATGCCTGCTGCACCCATCCCTACCCGGGAGAGGCGCATGCCGTTGCTGCCCGCCGCCGCCTGCAGGAGGAGATGGGAATGGATGCCGGTGAGGAGCTGCTGCACCTCTTCGACTTTGTCTACCGGGCCAAGGTGGATGAGACGCTGACCGAGTATGAGTACGACAGGGTTTTCACCCTCACCAGCGACGCACTGCCGCAGCCGCACCCCGATGAGGTGGATGAGTGGCGCTACATCTCTCCCGATGCCCTGCAGGAGGAGATGAAAGAGCACCCCGAATGCTTCACCGAATGGTTTAAAATGATATATCAAAAAGTTCAAACTTCATAG